One genomic region from Clostridium saccharobutylicum DSM 13864 encodes:
- the spoVT gene encoding stage V sporulation protein T, with product MKATGIVRRIDDLGRVVIPKEIRRTLRIREGDPLEIFTDRDGGVILKKYSPIEELTDFSKEYCESLQQVIGHIVLIADKDAFVSVSGVPKKEYIERKVSSELEKIMDERKTVLLNKSAGTVIPLHNDDDEASYTSQVIAPIIAEGDEIGAVIILSKEVDVELGDVETKLVETAAAFLGKQMEQ from the coding sequence ATGAAGGCAACAGGAATTGTTAGAAGAATTGATGATTTAGGAAGAGTAGTAATTCCAAAGGAAATAAGAAGAACTTTAAGAATAAGAGAAGGGGATCCACTTGAAATATTTACAGATAGAGATGGTGGGGTAATTTTAAAAAAATATTCTCCAATTGAAGAACTTACTGATTTTTCAAAGGAATATTGTGAAAGTTTACAACAAGTTATAGGTCACATTGTTTTAATAGCTGATAAGGATGCATTTGTTTCAGTTAGTGGAGTTCCTAAGAAAGAGTATATTGAAAGAAAAGTTAGCAGCGAATTAGAAAAAATAATGGATGAAAGAAAAACTGTATTATTAAATAAATCTGCAGGTACAGTAATACCATTACATAATGATGATGATGAAGCTTCTTATACAAGTCAAGTTATTGCACCAATTATAGCAGAAGGTGATGAAATTGGTGCTGTAATTATTCTTTCAAAAGAAGTTGATGTGGAACTTGGTGATGTTGAAACAAAACTTGTTGAAACAGCAGCAGCGTTTTTAGGTAAACAAATGGAACAATAA
- a CDS encoding putative polysaccharide biosynthesis protein — MRKQSLMKASIILGISGILTRFLGLFFRWPLIMLIGDEGIGYYQMSYPLYMFFIAIASGVPVAISKMISEKNAINDLNGTFEVVKESAMLMMIIGTGTTLSLFFFAKPIISFLKWDAKAYYSLIGISFAPVMISFMTIFRGFFQGLQNMTPSAISQIIEQMGRVVFGVGLAVFLLPKGIEYSAGGAAFGATAGAVIGSSYLYSKYRKIKKSYGIKKVKSNPEVLNNILKIAIPISLGTTVGSIMNLIDSILVPQKLLQAGFTNTQSTVLYAQLTGKASVIVNVPLTLSMAICTSLIPIIAENFILKKQNELENKIDASMKMAAVIAIPCMFGLFFLTEPIMKFIFPGRFEGIEILKYLSLSIPFIIITQTTTSILQGTGNYIRPVINLLTGCVVKVILTCMLVPMAVFNIYGAVIASVGAYVVTSILNLITMKLMLKVKLNLYQIIIKPAYASTIMMLIVLMSYNIIYRNTISNGISCLISIFLGMIVYMILVVVFKIFKIEEIRDRFRRRM; from the coding sequence ATGAGAAAACAATCCCTAATGAAAGCAAGTATAATTCTTGGGATCTCAGGCATATTAACTAGGTTTTTAGGTCTTTTTTTTAGGTGGCCACTAATAATGCTAATAGGAGATGAAGGAATAGGATATTATCAAATGTCTTATCCATTATATATGTTCTTTATAGCAATAGCGTCAGGAGTACCTGTTGCAATTTCTAAAATGATATCAGAAAAAAATGCAATTAATGATTTAAATGGTACATTTGAAGTTGTAAAAGAATCTGCTATGTTAATGATGATAATAGGGACAGGCACTACTTTATCATTATTCTTTTTTGCAAAACCTATAATATCGTTTTTAAAATGGGATGCAAAAGCTTATTACTCATTGATAGGTATATCTTTTGCACCTGTTATGATATCGTTCATGACTATATTTAGGGGATTTTTTCAAGGATTGCAAAATATGACGCCATCAGCTATATCGCAGATTATAGAACAGATGGGGAGAGTAGTTTTTGGAGTTGGACTTGCAGTATTTTTATTACCAAAGGGAATAGAATATTCTGCAGGGGGAGCTGCTTTTGGAGCAACGGCTGGAGCAGTGATTGGAAGTTCGTATTTATATTCGAAATATAGAAAAATTAAGAAATCTTATGGAATTAAAAAAGTTAAAAGTAATCCTGAAGTACTAAATAATATATTAAAAATTGCAATACCGATATCATTAGGTACAACTGTTGGATCAATTATGAATTTAATAGATTCGATTTTAGTTCCACAAAAGTTATTGCAAGCAGGATTTACTAATACACAATCTACGGTTTTATATGCCCAATTAACAGGAAAAGCTTCTGTAATTGTAAATGTTCCTTTAACTCTTTCAATGGCAATTTGCACATCGTTAATACCTATTATTGCTGAAAACTTTATACTAAAAAAGCAAAATGAATTAGAAAATAAAATAGATGCATCTATGAAGATGGCAGCAGTAATTGCAATACCATGTATGTTTGGTCTTTTCTTTTTAACTGAGCCAATAATGAAATTTATATTTCCAGGACGATTTGAGGGAATAGAAATATTAAAATATTTATCGTTGTCAATTCCATTTATAATAATTACTCAAACAACAACATCTATTTTACAAGGAACAGGAAATTATATAAGACCTGTAATCAATTTATTAACTGGATGTGTAGTTAAAGTTATATTGACATGTATGCTTGTTCCAATGGCAGTATTTAACATTTATGGGGCTGTTATAGCAAGCGTTGGAGCATATGTAGTAACAAGTATATTAAATTTAATAACTATGAAATTAATGTTAAAAGTAAAACTTAATTTATATCAAATAATAATAAAGCCAGCATATGCATCAACTATAATGATGTTAATAGTGTTAATGAGTTATAATATTATATATAGAAATACAATAAGTAATGGTATATCTTGCTTAATATCTATATTTTTAGGTATGATAGTATATATGATACTAGTAGTTGTATTTAAAATATTTAAAATTGAAGAGATAAGAGATAGATTTAGAAGAAGAATGTAA